Proteins encoded within one genomic window of Carassius carassius chromosome 22, fCarCar2.1, whole genome shotgun sequence:
- the LOC132098324 gene encoding G-protein coupled receptor family C group 6 member A-like, whose product MTEAVEAINKSPMLNGLTLGYKIMDTCSDVTTALQHTDIFMDKNCGSTNSLFQAVIGEYHSEVSIAVARYLTMGYMPQISYGSTAGVLSDKTRFPTFKRTVPEDDHQAKAITKILRYHNWTWIGIIATDGDYGRYAADQLEAHAIKQNIYVSYRVVLPDFLNDESLDSKLNETIEKIANTSKVQVIVSFAKSHHMSCLFNKLTPNASGRFWIAGDSWSTSLNVLDNRPLNEVGKILGIIPFSGNISLFRRYLDNLDLNPDSQSNNTILQYFIKGELNKSRTIKEIRETLQKAVSPSAVFSVQLAVKFAANAIKDICSRKICRGGFDIQRSELNDALAKTMFTIDDEKYSFSKSGDLDTGYDINIWEAALEKNAELVNNVKLKTVARYMIKNESMLFLNDTQRNPLEDFTGRVISQCSPSCQPGFRKVFSVDKPICCYECAKCPVNTFSNQTDAHECIDCPKNFWSNENSTTCTPQKQVFLSWKETYCVALVVFACLGLLLTLIVMLVYLVRWDTPVVLAAGGPISILILLSLLGTFTSAILFGGKPTGIQCKTGQVLFGLSFTLCVSCILVRYFKVLLVFQNDSAVKQVMKKLFLPYWIIGICVLIQGIICGLWLWFEPPKASNSSVIRSELVFHCDEGTGLYFGLMLAFISLLALVCFGFAFLGRKLPQCYNEERCISISMLIYIISWVVFAPIYVNIVHITQYKSAIQMIVMLFSAYGILICHFMPKCYIILLKSEKNTREAFTRGIREFTRRFNRSSRVDRHRAGLDRPESAFTIDSGIENIINGVYSNPFPTSTISSFHLSIDNLPHEVSVSGDSLYEFSVSSGSSAEMNEENQQQQTLSGSQKLLQRIKNNRTELKRTLSVPNF is encoded by the exons ATGACTGAAGCGGTGGAGGCCATCAACAAGTCCCCCATGCTGAATGGTCTCACATTAGGCTACAAGATCATGGACACGTGCTCTGATGTGACCACTGCACTGCAACACACCGATATCTTCATGGATAAAAATTGTGGCAGCACTAATTCATTGTTTCAGGCTGTTATTGGAGAGTACCATTCTGAGGTTTCCATTGCTGTGGCGAGGTATCTGACCATGGGTTATATGCCACAG ATCAGTTATGGTTCAACAGCTGGGGTTTTGAGCGACAAAACCCGTTTTCCGACATTCAAGAGGACTGTCCCGGAAGATGACCACCAGGCTAAAGCAATCACCAAAATTTTGAGGTACCACAACTGGACTTGGATTGGCATAATAGCCACAGACGGAGATTACGGCCGATACGCCGCAGACCAACTTGAGGCACATGccattaaacaaaatatatatgtgtCATACCGAGTTGTGCTCCCTGATTTTCTCAACGATGAAAGCTTAGATTCCAAACTCAATGAAACTATCGAAAAAATCGCAAACACTTCAAAAGTTCAAGTCATTGTGTCTTTTGCCAAATCTCACCACATGTCTTGTTTGTTCAATAAACTAACTCCCAATGCATCTGGACGTTTCTGGATCGCTGGTGATAGCTGGTCCACGTCACTCAATGTGCTAGACAATCGTCCCTTGAATGAAGTTGGAAAAATTCTTGGAATAATCCCATTTTCAGGGAACATCTCTCTTTTCAGAAGATACCTAGATAATCTGGATCTAAACCCTGACTCACAATCAAACAACACTATCCTGCAGTACTTCATCAAAGGAGAGCTGAACAAAAGCAGAACCATCAAAGAAATAAGAGAAACCCTGCAGAAAGCTGTAAGTCCTAGTGCAGTGTTTAGTGTACAGTTGGCTGTGAAGTTTGCTGCTAATGCTATTAAAGACATCTGTTCTCGAAAAATCTGCCGTGGAGGCTTTGATATTCAACGCTCTGAG CTAAATGATGCCTTGGCAAAGACCATGTTCACAATAGATGATGAGAAATATTCATTCAGCAAATCTGGAGATTTGGATACTGGTTATGATATCAACATTTGGGAAGCAGCACTTGAAAAAAATGCTGAACTGGTCAacaatgtgaaactgaagactgtgGCACGCTACATGATCAAGAATGAAAGCATGCTTTTCTTGAATGACACACAGAGAAATCCTCTGGAAGATTTCACA GGTCGTGTGATTTCGCAGTGCTCTCCAAGCTGTCAACCTGGATTTAGAAAGGTTTTTTCTGTAGACAAGCCCATCTGTTGCTATGAGTGTGCCAAGTGTCCAGTAAACACCTTTTCAAACCAAACAG ATGCACATGAATGTATAGACTGTCCAAAGAATTTCTGGTCTAATGAGAACTCCACCACTTGCACTCCCCAAAAGCAAGTTTTCCTGTCCTGGAAAGAGACATACTGTGTCGCCTTAGTGGTGTTTGCTTGTCTTGGCCTCCTTTTGACACTGATTGTGATGCTGGTGTACTTAGTCAGATGGGATACCCCGGTGGTCCTCGCAGCCGGGGGTCCCATCTCCATCCTGATCTTGCTGTCCCTGCTCGGGACGTTCACCAGCGCCATCTTGTTTGGTGGGAAGCCCACAGGCATACAGTGTAAAACCGGACAGGTGCTATTTGGCCTGAGCTTCACCCTATGTGTCTCCTGCATCCTGGTCAGGTACTTTAAGGTACTGCTGGTCTTCCAGAATGATTCCGCTGTCAAACAGGTCATGAAGAAACTCTTCCTGCCCTACTGGATCATTGGTATTTGTGTGCTTATCCAGGGCATCATCTGTGGTCTCTGGTTGTGGTTTGAACCACCCAAGGCTTCTAATAGCTCAGTGATCAGGTCTGAACTTGTCTTCCATTGCGATGAGGGGACAGGGCTATACTTCGGACTCATGCTGGCCTTCATTAGCCTTCTGGCTCTGGTGTGCTTTGGATTTGCCTTCCTGGGACGGAAGCTTCCCCAGTGCTATAACGAAGAGAGGTGCATCAGCATCAGCATGCTCATCTACATTATCAGTTGGGTGGTGTTTGCCCCCATTTATGTGAACATAGTTCATATTACCCAGTACAAATCTGCCATTCAGATGATTGTGATGCTCTTTTCTGCATACGGGATACTCATCTGCCACTTCATGCCTAAATGTTACATCATCCTATTGAAAAGCGAGAAGAACACCAGAGAGGCTTTCACAAGGGGCATTCGGGAGTTCACCAGACGCTTCAACAGAAGTTCACGAGTGGATCGGCATAGAGCTGGACTCGACCGGCCAGAAAGTGCATTTACTATTGACTCTGGAATCGAGAATATAATAAATGGGGTGTACTCAAATCCCTTCCCAACAAGCACTATTTCTTCATTTCACCTGTCCATAGATAATCTGCCCCACGAGGTCAGTGTGTCTGGAGATTCCTTGTACGAGTTTTCAGTGTCCTCTGGATCTTCAGCAGAAATGAATGAGGAAAACcagcaacaacagactttaagcGGCTCCCAAAAACTCCTCCAAAGGATTAAGAATAACCGTACTGAGCTCAAAAGGACCTTAAGTGTCCCGAATTTTtaa